Proteins from a single region of Mycobacteriales bacterium:
- a CDS encoding integrase core domain-containing protein: MTQGQDARLPRYLIRDLDTKFVAGFDAAFTGDGTKIIQTPVAAPNANAFAERWIASARSECLDWILIRSEQHLTRVLAEYVAHYNHARPHRGRGPSTTLRDGIASSNVRWSPPHPSV, encoded by the coding sequence ATGACGCAGGGCCAGGACGCCCGTCTGCCGCGGTACCTGATCCGGGACCTGGACACGAAGTTCGTCGCCGGCTTCGACGCTGCGTTCACCGGCGACGGCACCAAGATCATCCAGACACCGGTGGCCGCGCCGAACGCGAACGCGTTCGCCGAGAGGTGGATCGCCAGCGCCCGCTCCGAATGTCTCGACTGGATTCTCATCCGCAGCGAGCAACACCTCACCCGGGTCCTCGCCGAGTACGTCGCGCACTACAACCATGCCCGGCCCCACCGCGGCCGGGGACCTTCGACCACCCTGCGCGACGGGATTGCCTCCAGCAACGTTCGCTGGAGTCCACCGCATCCGTCGGTGTGA
- a CDS encoding CoA transferase, whose translation MISEDLAGHAPLLSDVRVIDLTRVLAGPYCTQILGDLGADIIKIEDPRGGDEVRDIPPFYPGEQSHYFLALNRNKRSVAVNLKSVEGRQFILDLVRGSDVVVENFRPGVLDRLGLGLHDLREVKPDIILCSISGYGADGPLANFPAFDLVVQARSGIMSINGESDSPPSRLGLPVADLGAGLWATIAILAALQKRGSTQKRGSTGEGQHLDISMLDGAIALQSYLSQMALLTGDSPPRLGSDHHNVVPYGRFKVRDGYLVIAVLVGQFWARFCDAVGRPDLTDDPRFATNAVRCENREALREILDEVLCSKTRHEWQEIFTRADVPHAPVLDITEALTQDQVTARNLIRTVQHPTAGAVQMVGSPVRVNGASPSGMRPAPRLGEHSRTVAMELLGMTGPEIDVLIERGVISEAGLVE comes from the coding sequence ATGATCTCCGAGGATTTGGCCGGCCACGCGCCGCTGCTCAGCGATGTGCGAGTCATCGATTTGACCAGGGTGCTCGCCGGCCCCTACTGCACCCAGATCCTCGGTGATCTGGGTGCCGACATAATCAAGATCGAGGACCCTCGAGGTGGCGATGAAGTTCGGGACATTCCGCCCTTTTACCCGGGGGAGCAGAGCCACTATTTCCTTGCTTTGAACCGGAATAAGCGGAGCGTTGCAGTCAACTTGAAGTCGGTCGAAGGTCGGCAGTTCATCCTCGATCTCGTGCGTGGATCCGACGTCGTGGTCGAAAACTTCCGGCCCGGGGTTCTCGATCGGCTGGGACTGGGTTTGCACGATCTGCGGGAAGTAAAACCGGACATCATCCTGTGCTCGATCAGCGGATACGGAGCGGACGGTCCGCTCGCGAACTTCCCGGCCTTCGATCTCGTGGTTCAGGCACGAAGCGGGATCATGAGCATCAACGGCGAGAGCGACAGTCCGCCGTCCAGGCTCGGCCTTCCGGTCGCCGATCTGGGCGCCGGGCTGTGGGCGACGATCGCCATTCTCGCTGCGCTGCAAAAGCGGGGCAGTACCCAAAAGCGGGGCAGTACCGGCGAGGGGCAGCATCTCGACATCAGCATGTTGGATGGGGCCATTGCTCTCCAGAGCTACCTGAGCCAGATGGCGCTGCTCACCGGCGACAGTCCGCCACGACTAGGAAGTGATCATCACAACGTCGTGCCGTACGGGAGGTTCAAAGTCCGGGACGGGTACCTGGTAATCGCCGTGCTGGTCGGGCAGTTCTGGGCTCGGTTCTGCGACGCGGTCGGGCGACCGGACCTGACCGACGATCCCCGGTTCGCCACCAATGCCGTTCGTTGCGAGAATCGCGAGGCGCTTCGGGAAATCCTCGACGAGGTTCTGTGCAGCAAGACCCGTCACGAGTGGCAGGAGATCTTTACCCGGGCGGACGTTCCCCACGCTCCGGTGCTCGACATCACCGAGGCGCTGACTCAGGATCAGGTGACCGCCCGCAACCTCATCCGCACCGTGCAGCACCCAACGGCTGGTGCGGTCCAGATGGTGGGATCGCCGGTCCGGGTGAATGGCGCATCGCCGTCTGGAATGCGTCCCGCGCCGAGGCTCGGGGAGCACAGCCGGACCGTTGCCATGGAACTGCTCGGAATGACCGGCCCGGAGATAGACGTGCTGATCGAGCGGGGGGTCATCTCCGAAGCTGGGCTGGTGGAGTGA